Genomic segment of Streptomyces longhuiensis:
CCTGGCCGGAGCGGGCCTCGCAGCCGCCGACACCGGCGCACAGGGCGGTGCGATGAACTCCCCCGGCGTGATCTCCGGCAACACCGCTCAGGTCCCGGTCCACGTCCCGGTCAATGTGTGCGGTAACTCCGTCAACGTCATCGGCTTGCTCGACCCCGCCTTCGGCAACCAGTGCGCCAACGACTGATCTGACTGGACAGGCCGAACGCGGCCCTGTGGGGGGGCCTGTGTTCGGGTGAGTGTCGGCGGCCGGTCTTCCAGTCCCGGCCGCCCACGCGTGCTGAACCCATCAGGAACGGGCTGGGGATGTCACCACCAGCCTGAGGACTTCTTGGCGGCCTTGGCCTTGGCGGTCTCGTGCACGATCCGCTGACGCTCGCTCGTGAGCGCGGCGATTTCCGCTATGAGCCGGGTCTCGGCCGCGCTCCACGCGGTCTCCACCTTCCGTTCCGCGCGGTCGGTGCTCTTGTGCCGCACGACCCTGTAGGAGCCGCCGGCGATCCCGGCGGCGACCGCGCGGCGCTCGCGGCCGTCCAGCGGCCACATCTCGCGGTTCTGCACGGCTTCGAGCTTCCGGTTCGTCTGCTGGATGGCGCGGTCCAGGCGGCGGGTATCGGGCTTGCCCATGTCAGGCACTCCTCGGGAAGTCGGAGGGGGTGGGGTAGGCGCAGGTCACGCACATGCCGAGCGAGGTCGGCAGGCAGTAGCTGTAGGTGATCTGGCAGACGGGGCAGGTGCGGCGGGCGACCATCGCCAGGGCGAGCGCACCCCACTTGCGCGAGGTCATCGGCCGCACCGGACGGGCGAGGTCGAGGCGGTACAGGAACGCCACGCTCACGCCCGCTTTGCGGCGGCGCGAGGTGCGCATGAGCTGAGCCGCTATCGGCTGACCGCCCGGCCGTAAGCCCTGCGCTCGCAACTGCCGGCGCGTGGCGTAGCCGTCAGGGGCGAACTTCCACGGATAGGTGGGGATCCCGTAGCGAGCGCCGTTCGGGTCGTAGCACTTGCTGTAGGCGGTGCCCATCACGCGACCTCAGCGCGTTCGGCACGCAGGGCCTCGCGCAGGGTGCGGGCATTCTTCGGCGACGTGTGCACCGCGAGGCGGATCCCCTCGGCGGTCAGCTTCGAGACCGGCCAATTGGCCGTCACAATGCGCGCCTCATCGAGCAGTTGATCGGCGGTCCGCTTGGGCCGACTCGATCGGGCAACCTCCGGCACGCGGCCGGTGGCCCGACGCGGTCGGGTCGACTCCGCGGGCACCGTGCGCTTCTCGATCGGCCGGACCAAAGCCGACTCGATCGCCCGAACCGGCTTGCTCGGCAGGGCCGACTTCAGGAAGCCGACCTCGACCGGGCGCGGCAGAACGATCGGGTTCGCGGGGGCCGTTGTCGGGGTCGATTCGGGCAGGTCAGCGGTAGACCGAATCCTGACGTTCTCGGTGGATTCCTCCGTATTTGCTGCCAGGGTGGGAAGCGCGTTGGGGGTGAGGTGGAACATGGCCCGGAGCGCGGCGTCCGCGCCGATCGTGACGCGCTGGCGCTGCACATCGAGCAGCCTCGATCCCAGCTCCGCGTCACCCGAGCCGACCTTGCGGGCCAGGCGCCACGACGCCCGATCCGAGCGCTTGCGGATTTGTTCGCTGGGGTGGTTGGTTGCGCGGGCCCGGTGATAGGCGAGCCGCTGGACGACCTCGACCGCCCGGCGCTCGCCCTCCGCGTCCCGCCCGGAGGTGTGGACGGCGATGCGGCGGGCGAGGAAGGCGATGCCCTCGGCCGAGACGCACATGCCCATCGGGGTGATGGCGTAGATGACGGTGGTGCCCGGGTCGTCGGCGGCCATCGCGGCCATCGCCGATGCGGCTGCCGGCAGGGCCCATAGGCCGAGTCGGACGATGCGCGGGGAGGACTGGCCCAGCATGGTCAGCCCGAGCAGCACGAGCGCGAGTACGGCGGTGGCGCCCTCACCGGCGGCGACCGCGCCAAGTGCGGTGCCCTTGCCGTAGGCGCGGCTGATGTTGCTGTAGGTGCCGATTCCACCGAACGCGCCGGTGGCGAGCATCGGCACGAACGCCGCGCTCAGCACGATGATCTGCACCTTGCTCAGCGGCTTACGGGGTTGTGTGGTCATGCCGCCAACTCCTCGCGCAGACGCCGAAGCTCGATGTCCTTGAGCAGCAGCTCTTGCTGAGCAGCGCTCAGCTCCTTCATGGCGCGGGAGAGAATCGCGCCGACCTCGTTCGTGGTCGCCTCCGCCCGCTCCGCACGGTCGGTTGCGGCGTACAGCTCGCGGACATGCCGGCCGAAGGCCTCGTTCGCATCGGCCGTGGTCTGCCGTGCGCGCTCACGGGCTGCCCTGGCGACAGGCACAAGGTGTTCGAGGCACAGTGTGCTGACGATGCGGATCACGCGGCACCGCCCGTCATCGCGGCGGCGGCCTGGTTGGCCAGCTCACGGCGCGCGACCAGAACCCGGCGACGGGCCCGGCGGATGCGCCGCTCGTCCAGCTCGCTCGGGGTGCGGTCCAGGGTGACGATCTGCGCGTCCAGCAGCTCGACGCGGGCCAGGATGACGGGCATCTCGGCCTCGATCGCGTCCAGCTCCGCGGTAGTCGGCTCGCGGTCGAACCTGTCGGCCGTAACGGCCGTCTGAAGTGCAGCGATGATGCTCATGAGTCGTGTTCTCCCTAGCAGGTGTGCGGCTCGACAGCGGCCCCGGAGTTGCACCTCCGGGGCCGCGCGCTGTTGAGGGGCGCCGCGCTGTGGGCAGCGGGCGCGGGTGGGTCAGACGGTGGCGATGATGAGCGCGGCGACCAGCAACCACAGATGGTGGAAAGACTGATCCAGGGCGTAGGCGCCGGTGCCGATGTGCGGGTTGTCGTCGTGGCCGGCGCGCGGGGCACCGAGCCGGTAGAACTCACCCTTGCCGGTCACCTTGGCCATCCACGCCAGCGTGCTGCGGCGGTCGGCCCACCAGTGCGTGACGGCGTCGATGCCGAGCCCCAACGCGATGCCGAGCGCGGACAGCGGCAGGTCGAGCAGCCACACGACGGGGAGCAGCAGGGCGAGCTTGGTGGCGGTCAGGGTGGCCACATGCCGGGCATCCGCCAGGCGGCCGACCCAGCCGGGGCGCCCCTTGTTCGCGGACTGCGGCGAGGTCTGCACCCAGTGGTCACCGACGCTGTGAGCGACGTACAGAGCGACGAAGACGGCGGCGAAAGCGGCGGCGGCCTGCGCGTTCACGGCGTTCACCGGCTCTCGTCGTCGCGGGCCTTGACGAGCTGAAGGGCCATGCGGGGGAAGTCCGCGACGGCGTCGAAGTCGCCGAAGGTCAGGCCGTGAATCTCGGTGGCCTGGATCATGTCGCGCAGCACCGAACAGGCATCGACTGTCTGCCGGACGCTCGGGCGGTGGTCGGGGGCGAACTGCTTGGCGGCGTAGGAGACGCGACGGGCGATCTCGTCCAGGTGGTTCTGGTTCACGGTTCCCCCTCGGGAATGGTGGTCGGGACGATCCCGGCTCCCCTCAGCGCTGCTCGTACGAGACGAGCAGCGGAGGCAACCGGCCGCAGCGCCAGCCGCCGCGGAACGATGAGGAGCAGACCGGTTGTTCACGGCGCGCTAGCGCTGCTCGTAAACGGGGTATGGAGCGGCGCCGCCATGCCGGCCGACCCGGCGGCGCCCAGATTCTTAAGGTGCGGCTGAGCGCGGTCTCCTCTCCGCTCGAACAACAGGCGTTGTGCACTGCAAGGGGGACCGATGTCCCCACCCTCCGGCCGTTGCTCGCGGTCACCGGGCCACCTCGCCAGTCGGGCCGAAGCCCTGATCTCTGGCCTTTAGCGGGATTGCAGCGTCCCCGCCCTGTGCGTTCGTGCAGGCCAAGCAGTGGTGCATGCAGCCGATTGGCCCTTACGGGCTTCCCTGCTGGCACGTAACAGCATGTACTAGCACGTGACATCGCGCAAGAGGTCCGTACAAGGAACGTGCTAGGTCGTGCTAGTGGGTACGCTCGAATGCGTGACGATCGCTGAGGACGACCCCAGACAGCCCTACGAGCAAGCAGCCGAGACCCTGCGACGTGAGATCAGGGATGGAGTCATCAAGCCCGGCAACAAAGTGGGCTCTGTGCGGGAGTTGGCGAGCCGCTTCAACATCTCGCCGACCACGGTGCAAAAGGCGCTCGGGGTCCTTCGGGATGAGGGACTTCTGACGACCACGGGGCGAGGCAACTACGCCCGGGATCCGAAGCAGGTCGCCGAGGCCGGCAAGCCTGGCAATGGCGCGGCTCTCTCCGAAGTCCTGCGTCAGCTCGAACATGTCACCTCCCAGCTCTCGGAACTTCGCGGCCGAGTCGAGAGGCTTGAAGCGAGTCGCCCCGGTCGCGCTGACGAGAACCAGTAGGCCCGATTCCGCGCCGGTTGACAGTGGACAGGGGTTAACACCGCCTCTGTGTTACCTGTTAACTCCCCACGTCAGCGGTGCTATTGGGTAATCATGTGAGTCCGGAGCATCGCCTGACGTTGGGGAAGCGATGAAGACCAAGTTGCAAGGCGCGCGCGTTGCTCGCGGATGGTCTCAGGCTGAGTTGATGGACGCGATGGCGGACGCTGCCGCGAGACTCGGCTTCGAACTTCCGTCGCGGGCCAGTCTGAAAACGCAGCTCTCCATGTTCGAGAACGGGCGCCGGCCGCCGGGCCCCGAGTACCAGGCGATCTTTTGTGAGGTCTACGAGGCGACTCGCCTGGAACTCGGCTTCGCGTTGGAGGCCGCACCCTCACAGCTCGATGCACTGCCCAAGCTGCCAAGTCCGCGCGGTCCGGCCCCCACGGCATCCCCGGAAGTCCTCGGCTACCTCAAGTCCGTGTTCGTGCAGCACGCCCAGGCTGAGCCGCTCGTCGGCCCGAGGTTCCTTGTACCCGCGGTCCAGAGCCAAGTGCCGCTCATCGAGCAGTTGTGCGCGGATGCTGCGGGCCCGGCGAGGAGTGAAGTCCTACGTGTTGGTCTGCGGTATGCGGAGTTCCTGGGGTGGCTTTATCAGGACTCGGGGGACTCACAGGAAGCGATGCTGTGGACGAACCGGGCCCTGGACTACGCGTACGAGCTCGATGACCCGACCCTGAGCGCCTACGTCTTCCAGCGACGCGCCAACATCGCGACGGAGGCCGGGCACGCCGGCTACGCCCAAGGTCTGGTCAATGCCGCGCTGAACTATTCGGGGAAGATCCCGAGCCAGGTGGAAGCCGTTGCCTTACGGGCGAGAGCGAATGCTCACGCCGTGCTCGGCAACGCGAGCGAGACGGCCCGAGCGCTCGATGAGGCACGCACCCTCGCGGGGAAGGCCCCCGGGGACGATGACGGTCTAGCTCCGTACGTCTCCGTCGCGTACATCGACATGGAGGCGGCCAACTGCGCCATCGCGCTCAACCGGCCTGAGGATGCCGTGCGGACACTGGAGGACAGCCTCACACAATGGCCTGCCCAGCAGCAGCGCGACCGGGGGCTGTGCCTGGCTCGGCTGGCCACGGCGTACGCGCAGAACGAGGACCTGGAGGGCGCGGTCAGCGCGGCCACGCAGGCGGTAAGCATCGCGCAGACGACCGGGTCGGCGCGGATCTTGGCAGAGTTAACCCGGCTGCAAACGCACCTGGAACCGTTCCGCAAGCTTGTGGAGATTGCAGAACTCAACCGGGCCGTGGGCAGTATGAAGGGGACGTGACCACACTGAAGGAGAGCCGTGAACCTGCTTCCCGCGATCACCACCACTGACGTCCAGGAACAGGAACCGCGAGTCGCCATTCTTCCGATCGGTTCGTACGAGCAGCACGGCGCCTACCTGCCACTCATCACAGACACGGCCATCGCATGCATCATCGCCCGCGAGATTGCGGCCGCCTACCCGGTGCTTCAGCTCCCGCCCGTGACAATCGCGTGCAGCCACGAACACGGGACCTGGGCCGGCACGGTGAGCATCAGCGCTCGGACGCTCCACGCCATGGTCAACGACATCGCCGCGTCGCTCGAAGCCTCCGGGATCCGCAAGCTCGTACTGGTCAACGCCCACGGCGGCAACTACGTGCTGTCGAACATCGTCCAGGAAGCCAACCTCACCGAGCCGCGGATGACGCTCTTCCCGCAGGGGCGCGAGTGGACCCGGTCCCGTGAGCGCGCCGGCCTCGTTTCTGACGCTCACGGTGACATGCACGCGGGGGAGATCGAGACGTCGATCCTGCTCCACGCGGAACCGGGCCTCGTGCGCGAGGGCTACGAGACCGCGGACCACGATGGCGGCGAGCGCCTGTTCTTGCTGACGCACGGCATGAAGGCGTACACGGAGACTGGGGTCATCGGATTTCCGTCGTACGCGACGGCCAGCAAGGGGAAAGCCGTATTGGCAAGCCTAGTCGGAGATTTTGGCGCTCACTTGCAAGCGCTTGGGGAGTAGGAGTTCCCTGAGAGGTGGAGAGACTACTCCTGAATGTCTTGAACCACCTCTGTAATCTCCTTTGCGAGCCCAGTCCCCGCTTCAATTGCACCTTGCACGCCCGAAGCAGCCGAACTAAAGACAGTGCAAGCAGCTAGGAGTGCCACGATGCCGCTCCTCCAACGCTTCCCGGTCTCTGGTTGCGCCGTGAGTGTCGTGGCGGCCTGAGTTAGCGATCCAAGTACACCACTGGCTTCTTGAGCTACTCGCGCACCCCCGAACAAGTCGGCATGCTCGATCAACCAGGATAGGTGTTGTATTTGCGAGATTAGTTCACTGCGCAAAGCTGAACTGATTTCGCTCTCATCCATCGAGCTGAGGATGTCAAGCCACTCCTGGCATTGAGTGGCCAAATCTGTGAGATTGCTACTAAGCGGAGCCGCGGCACTTCCGCCGAGGTGAGCAGTAATGAGTTCAGCTGTGGACTCTAGATGGTCAAGGCGGTCCTGCTCAATGATGGAGATGGAGCGGCGCCCGCCATCCGACCAGTTTGCCAGAGGCTGCATTACTGCAACCCACCAGTCATATGTGTAGCGTTCGGTCCGTTGGCGTGCTCGCTCAGGCAAAGCGCCAATTTGGCGCATGGTGAGTTGGAGGAGATTTACCACCTCGGCATGCCTGCGCGCGAACTCAGGTGTATCCCATTCGACACCCAGCGCATCAGTCCAGCCAGAGACGTAGCTGTCGGCGCTGGATTGGCGAACCCCGCTAAGGATTGCGTGCAGATTATGAGCGGCAGTGTTTTCGATTGAGGCAGCCATGACCCCTCCCCTGTTCGTGCTGCTTTGACTGCAGCCAAGATTCACCTCAATTAGGGAGGAATCTATCATGATCCGGGCGAGAGGAATCAAGACTTCAGTCGATGTCTGAGATCTTGAGATGCGCCTAGGGTGCAAACGGTACGATCAGTCGCAAAGGTCGATCAGGGGGTTTCTTATGGCCATCATCAAGCAAGCGGCACGCCAGAATCTCGGCCAGCTCATCGGGGCGAACAACCCCGTCGTTACGGTCCCGGATGACAGTCAGCGCCAGTATTCGTGGACGAAGAAAGAGGTTGACGTCTACTGGGATGACATTGAAAAATTCAAGGAGGGTAAGGATAGCGGAAAAGAGTCCGCCTCTGAATATTTCATTGGTCCTGTAGTGACAATCACGGCTGAGAAAGTGTCAGGCAGGGCTCTTTTGGATGGGCAGCAGAGGCTAACCACCTCAACGATCCTCCTGGCGGTTATCCGAGACATTCTCTGGCAAACGAATGCCCCCGAGGCCAAGCTCAGTGCGAATAATATTCAGAGGGACTACATCGCCAGAAAGTCTGGGCGTAAAGACCCGATGGAATATTTCCTGGTGCTCTCGTTGTTCGACCGGGACTTTTTTCGAGACTACATCCAAAAATGGAGTGAGATCACAGGGGAATGCGCTCGCATGGAGGCCGCGACGCGCCCGTCGCATAATCTGATCAAGGATGCTTATGCGAACCTGTACGCCAAGGTGAAGGCGCGTTTGCAGTTCTTCGCTGACGATGAAGATAGGCTCGATTACCTGGACGCGCTTCGAGAGTGCCTCATCTATGGGCTCGTTTTCGTCGAGATTCAGACCCCGACGTCCAGTGACGCCAATGAGGTATTCGAGACGATCAACTCACGCGGTAAGGACCTTTCCACGGTAGATCTCGTCCGGAACTTCTTGATGGAGAAGAGTCGAGGAGACGATGAGAAGGAGCGCGTCAATAACGCGTGGCGCTCCCTGCTGGACGACTTCGACCGAAGGGAAGACATTGAAAAGTTCCTCCGCCATTTTTGGGTGTCGAAGCATGGCGACGTGAAGTCGCACAGCCTGTACATCACGATCCGCAGGGATCTTACGGCGCACTTTGACAGGCGTCCGCAAACGTACGGCGTCGGCGCTTTCTCTGCCGAGCTCGAAAAGGCGGCAGCTAGGTACGCTGAACTGATCTCTCAAAATACTGGAAACTCGGAATTTGATGCTTCGCTGTCCGAGATTAAGGCTCTTAGTGCGGATGCCCTGTACCCGCTTTTGCTCTCGGCCTCGGAAGGGGCTGCTTACGACGACATGCAAGGGCTAATCGATGCGGCGATTAGCTACTATGTCCGCTGGACGGTTGTGGGCACGCGAGAGTCCACGCTTCTGGAAGAGAACCTATTTGGCGTAGCTAAAGAACTGTCTCGCGGTGGTCCCCTGTCGGGTGCCGTCAAGAGGGTAGTCGGCTGGATTCCAGATGACGAGGCGTTCTTTACGGGATTCCGAGAAGCTTCCATTCCCAAGCAGGCGCAATCGCGTTATTTGCTGGCGAAGATTGAGAAGTCGCTGAGGGATGATGCGGGAATCCATGAAGAAGTGGTGCTGGGGAGCGGCAAGGTTCATGTTGAGAACATCTACCCGCTGAACCCTGAGGCCGGGTACAGGTTGGAAGACCATGATGCGTGGGTTAATCGCCTCGGTAATTTGACCCTGCTGACGGGTAGGCGTAACGCGACTGTGTCTAGCCGTCCCTTCCCGGAGAAGGATCACGTCTACGGTGCTTCGGCGCTCCTTGTTTCGTCACGCACTCAAGTGGATTCTCTGTGGGATGGTGGCACATCGAAATGGCGGACCGATGGGATCGTTGAACGGCAAGAGCGCCTTGCGCGCATTGCTCTCAATGTGTGGCCAAGCAAGTTGGGCGAGTAGAGGGCTAGGCCGCTGGGCTTCTGCGTCGGCTCACTCCAATACGCGGTGGTGTCAGGCCGGCAGTGCGCTGGTGCTCGACGAGTGTCCGTAGGGCCTGGTCGCGTTCGGCGGAGCGCGAGTGCTTGCCGGCCATTTCGGCTGCCAGGTGCTCGCGCCCTGAGCCCGGGCTACGAACCGCGTCACTACTCGTCTACGTTGTCCTCGTCGTCCATATGCCCTAGTTCCATACGTGCTGCCCGGATGAACAATTTTTCGTATTCGTCCTGCTGTGATCTCCACGATTCGATTTGTTTGGACATTTGAACCTGACCATTAAAGGCAACCCTCTCAAGGGCTTCTAGCTGACTTTGTGGTAGGGGGA
This window contains:
- a CDS encoding chaplin, which gives rise to MKKLLAVATAAGAVVLAGAGLAAADTGAQGGAMNSPGVISGNTAQVPVHVPVNVCGNSVNVIGLLDPAFGNQCAND
- a CDS encoding RRQRL motif-containing zinc-binding protein; its protein translation is MGTAYSKCYDPNGARYGIPTYPWKFAPDGYATRRQLRAQGLRPGGQPIAAQLMRTSRRRKAGVSVAFLYRLDLARPVRPMTSRKWGALALAMVARRTCPVCQITYSYCLPTSLGMCVTCAYPTPSDFPRSA
- a CDS encoding conjugal transfer protein → MTTQPRKPLSKVQIIVLSAAFVPMLATGAFGGIGTYSNISRAYGKGTALGAVAAGEGATAVLALVLLGLTMLGQSSPRIVRLGLWALPAAASAMAAMAADDPGTTVIYAITPMGMCVSAEGIAFLARRIAVHTSGRDAEGERRAVEVVQRLAYHRARATNHPSEQIRKRSDRASWRLARKVGSGDAELGSRLLDVQRQRVTIGADAALRAMFHLTPNALPTLAANTEESTENVRIRSTADLPESTPTTAPANPIVLPRPVEVGFLKSALPSKPVRAIESALVRPIEKRTVPAESTRPRRATGRVPEVARSSRPKRTADQLLDEARIVTANWPVSKLTAEGIRLAVHTSPKNARTLREALRAERAEVA
- a CDS encoding DUF6284 family protein, coding for MSIIAALQTAVTADRFDREPTTAELDAIEAEMPVILARVELLDAQIVTLDRTPSELDERRIRRARRRVLVARRELANQAAAAMTGGAA
- a CDS encoding DUF3307 domain-containing protein; amino-acid sequence: MNAVNAQAAAAFAAVFVALYVAHSVGDHWVQTSPQSANKGRPGWVGRLADARHVATLTATKLALLLPVVWLLDLPLSALGIALGLGIDAVTHWWADRRSTLAWMAKVTGKGEFYRLGAPRAGHDDNPHIGTGAYALDQSFHHLWLLVAALIIATV
- a CDS encoding GntR family transcriptional regulator produces the protein MTIAEDDPRQPYEQAAETLRREIRDGVIKPGNKVGSVRELASRFNISPTTVQKALGVLRDEGLLTTTGRGNYARDPKQVAEAGKPGNGAALSEVLRQLEHVTSQLSELRGRVERLEASRPGRADENQ
- a CDS encoding creatininase family protein, whose protein sequence is MNLLPAITTTDVQEQEPRVAILPIGSYEQHGAYLPLITDTAIACIIAREIAAAYPVLQLPPVTIACSHEHGTWAGTVSISARTLHAMVNDIAASLEASGIRKLVLVNAHGGNYVLSNIVQEANLTEPRMTLFPQGREWTRSRERAGLVSDAHGDMHAGEIETSILLHAEPGLVREGYETADHDGGERLFLLTHGMKAYTETGVIGFPSYATASKGKAVLASLVGDFGAHLQALGE
- a CDS encoding DUF262 domain-containing protein; protein product: MAIIKQAARQNLGQLIGANNPVVTVPDDSQRQYSWTKKEVDVYWDDIEKFKEGKDSGKESASEYFIGPVVTITAEKVSGRALLDGQQRLTTSTILLAVIRDILWQTNAPEAKLSANNIQRDYIARKSGRKDPMEYFLVLSLFDRDFFRDYIQKWSEITGECARMEAATRPSHNLIKDAYANLYAKVKARLQFFADDEDRLDYLDALRECLIYGLVFVEIQTPTSSDANEVFETINSRGKDLSTVDLVRNFLMEKSRGDDEKERVNNAWRSLLDDFDRREDIEKFLRHFWVSKHGDVKSHSLYITIRRDLTAHFDRRPQTYGVGAFSAELEKAAARYAELISQNTGNSEFDASLSEIKALSADALYPLLLSASEGAAYDDMQGLIDAAISYYVRWTVVGTRESTLLEENLFGVAKELSRGGPLSGAVKRVVGWIPDDEAFFTGFREASIPKQAQSRYLLAKIEKSLRDDAGIHEEVVLGSGKVHVENIYPLNPEAGYRLEDHDAWVNRLGNLTLLTGRRNATVSSRPFPEKDHVYGASALLVSSRTQVDSLWDGGTSKWRTDGIVERQERLARIALNVWPSKLGE